The following proteins come from a genomic window of Megalops cyprinoides isolate fMegCyp1 chromosome 6, fMegCyp1.pri, whole genome shotgun sequence:
- the chl1b gene encoding neural cell adhesion molecule L1-like protein isoform X4: MRLPLDAGVAVLLGVVSSISIFHFACALDIPLEVLDHVNIEQLPTITAQSPSSLIAFPFDESFSMKCEAKGNPEPKYRWTKNGHEFDPYQDARLIKDGNSGTFVIPNKGNLIQYQGKYRCYAFNELGTAISEEIEFIVPLVPKFPKEKIDPIVVEEGQSFILECNPPKGIPPLQIYWMTLGLQHIEQDERVSMGLNGNLYFSNAQLKDSRTDYCCYAAFPRIRTIVQKTAMSVIVRSTNKILERKPSLLMPPRGQTEISLVHGDKLELECIAEGFPTPSIEWIKIGERLTDRASVDNHGKLLTIPGVHGDDEGKYMCKAKNPHGEAVHYFHVTVEAPPRWLSEPEDQLATIGSDVYIKCMVSGLPQPTITWTVNGQLLKDAPASNRKVLEDTIFLHNVKANDSAVYQCEASNRHGTLLANANIMVMNLPPMILTEDYQEYAAVQGKSVVMHCKVFSSPPSTISWTKDDTTNSVEGPRVTVHENGSLEIHSVEKEDMGQYSCFATNTEGKFAITAILDIKDPTRIVEPPQDLRILRGTTAQFSCQAEYDRSFRGDLEILWQKDDAEIVFNHTENAGYLVEDGILQIINVSHKDQGKYVCIARTPLDEDTASAQLIVLDVPDAPEDVTLFEHKNRSVKLKWIPGDDHNSPTNEFIIEYEENQWEPGRWKELLRVPGNHAWALLKLHGHVNYQFHVSAVNAIGKGAPSEPTERYRTPPTAPDKNPENIKIEGHLPHEMDIIWEPLLPIEHNGPGLEYKVSYRRLGVDEDWKEQVVKRHSFIVKNTPTFVPYEIKIQSHNHQGWGPKPKVVTGYSGEDFPAAAPDDVAVEVLNSSLIKVSWTRVHKDKLHGHLGGYRVNWWRLRSLLNSENVHGEKQSLTFPGDRNHGMVPGLKPFSEYSLTVMAFNGRGNGPGSHPVTFRTPEGVPEKNPILRATNAQKDSITLVWAPPLEANGIHTGYLLQYQLINDTADVGEMHTVNITSPNTSRWVLESLEPLSRYKFYLRSCTRVGCGPPVSEEGSTVLEAHVSSSTAVAPTVDLRQSSTQPSPSTPISPVANATLSSLVPILYNISSSVSDNFAKISWILGNEQKETEFYVAYMNNRKGNWKISEAVNTSKSFHIIEGLEPGTVYTVRLMTKNWVDNSSIFEDVIRTRGTGLASIHGGISTQGWFIGLMCAVALLTLIALIACFINRNKGGKYSVKEKEDLHPDLESQGINDDTFCEYSDNDEKPLKGSLESLGGDIKAADSGDSLVDYGEEDGQFNEDGSFIGEYAGRKERGSMEVKGTTQITA; this comes from the exons ATGAGGTTGCCGCTGGACGCTGGCGTGGCTGTCCTTTTGGGCGTGGTTTCTAGCATCAGCATCTTTCACTTTGCCTGTGCCCTTGACATCCCTCTGGAGG TTTTAGATCACGTAAACA TTGAGCAGCTGCCCACCATCACTGCGCAGTCTCCCAGCTCTCTGATCGCATTCCCTTTTGACGAGAGCTTCTCCATGAAATGTGAGGCCAAAGGCAACCCTGAGCCAAA ATACCGATGGACAAAAAATGGCCATGAGTTTGACCCATACCAGGATGCCAGACTGATAAAAGACGGAAACTCTGGGACATTTGTGATCCCAAATAAAGGAAACCTCATTCAGTACCAGGGAAAGTACCGCTGTTACGCCTTCAATGAACTGGGAACAGCCATATCTGAGGAGATTGAATTCATTGTGCCCC TTGTTCCGAAGTTCCCAAAGGAGAAGATTGATCCGATTGTAGTGGAGGAAGGTCAGTCATTCATTCTGGAATGCAACCCCCCCAAAGGTATACCTCCACTCCAGATCTACTGGATGACCTTAG GTCTCCAGCACATTGAACAGGATGAGAGAGTGTCAATGGGCCTCAATGGAAACCTCTACTTTTCCAACGCGCAGCTGAAGGACAGCCGCACAGACTACTGCTGCTACGCTGCCTTCCCCAGGATACGAACCATCGTACAGAAAACCGCTATGTCCGTAATCGTCCGAAGCA caaacaaaatccTTGAGAGAAAACCCAGTCTTCTGATGCCGCCTCGTGGCCAGACAGAGATAAGTCTAGTGCACGGGGACAAGCTGGAGCTAGAATGCATTGCAGAGGGATT TCCAACTCCGAGCATTGAATGGATTAAAATTGGAGAGAGGCTGACTGACCGAGCAAGTGTGGATAACCATGGAAAACTCCTGACAATACCCGGGGTCCACGGGGACGATGAGGGCAAATACATGTGCAAGGCCAAGAACCCCCACGGTGAAGCTGTCCACTACTTTCATGTGACAGTTGAAG CGCCTCCCAGGTGGTTGTCTGAGCCAGAGGACCAGTTGGCTACAATTGGCTCGGATGTGTACATTAAGTGCATGGTCTCAGGTTTACCTCAGCCCACCATCACGTGGACAGTGAATGGACAGCTTCTCAAGG atgcccCAGCATCCAACAGAAAAGTGCTTGAAGACACCATTTTTCTGCACAACGTCAAAGCTAATGACAGTGCAGTGTATCAGTGTGAAGCATCCAACAGGCATGGCACCCTCCTGGCCAATGCCAATATCATGGTCATGA ACCTCCCCCCTATGATCCTGACAGAAGATTATCAGGAGTATGCAGCGGTGCAGGGGAAGAGTGTTGTCATGCACTGCAAGGTCTTCAGCTCTCCGCCCTCCACCATCTCCTG GACCAAGGATGACACTACAAATTCTGTAGAGGGCCCCAGAGTCACTGTTCATGAGAATGGCTCATTGGAGATCCACAGTGTTGAAAAGGAGGACATGGGACAATATTCTTGTTTCGCTACGAACACTGAAGGCAAATTTGCCATCACTGCCATCTTGGAtataaaag ATCCTACACGAATAGTGGAGCCACCTCAAGACCTGCGCATTTTGAGAGGCACCACCGCCCAGTTTTCATGCCAGGCTGAATACGACAGGTCCTTTCGAGGTGACCTTGAAATACTGTGGCAGAAAGATGACGCAGAGATAGTTTTCAACCACACTGAGAATGCTGG GTACCTTGTGGAGGACGGGATTTTGCAGATCATCAACGTGAGCCATAAAGACCAGGGCAAGTACGTGTGCATAGCCAGAACCCCACTGGATGAGGACACAGCCTCTGCACAGCTCATTGTGCTTG ATGTCCCCGATGCCCCAGAGGACGTGACGCTGTTCGAGCATAAGAACAGGAGCGTGAAACTGAAATGGATCCCTGGGGATGACCACAACAGCCCCACAAATG AGTTCATTATCGAATATGAGGAGAACCAGTGGGAGCCGGGGCGGTGGAAAGAACTGCTGAGGGTTCCAGGAAACCATGCCTGGGCGCTCCTCAAATTGCATGGCCATGTCAACTACCAATTCCATGTGTCTGCTGTCAATGCCATTGGGAAAGGAGCACCCAGTGAGCCGACAGAAAGATACAGGACTCCTCCCACAG CTCCAGACAAGAAccctgaaaatataaaaattgaaGGTCATTTGCCCCATGAAATGGATATTATCTGGGAG CCACTGCTTCCCATCGAGCACAATGGCCCTGGTTTGGAGTACAAGGTGAGCTACAGACGCCTGGGTGTAGACGAGGACTGGAAAGAGCAAGTGGTCAAAAGGCATTCCTTCATTGTGAAGAACACCCCCACCTTCGTCCCTTATGAGATAAAGATCCAGTCTCACAATCACCAGGGTTGGGGACCGAAGCCCAAAGTGGTGACAGGCTACTCAGGGGAGGACT TTCCTGCTGCAGCCCCAGATGATGTAGCTGTGGAGGTGCTGAACAGCTCCTTGATCAAGGTCAGCTGGACGCGTGTTCACAAGGACAAGCTGCACGGGCACTTGGGAGGATACAGG GTCAACTGGTGGAGGCTACGAAGCCTGTTGAACTCGGAGAACGTCCATGGGGAAAAGCAGTCACTAACATTTCCTGGGGACAGGAATCATGGGATGGTCCCAGGCCTGAAGCCTTTCTCTGAGTACAGCCTGACTGTCATGGCTTTTAATGGGAGGGGGAACGGTCCCGGTAGCCACCCTGTCACCTTCAGGACTCCAGAGGGAG TTCCTGAGAAAAACCCTATTCTGAGGGCCACCAATGCCCAGAAGGATTCCATCACACTGGTCTGGGCACCTCCTCTGGAAGCCAACGGCATCCACACAGGGTACCTCCTACAGTACCAGCTGA TCAATGACACTGCGGACGTAGGAGAGATGCACACTGTGAACATCACCAGTCCCAACACAAGCAGATGGGTGCTGGAGAGCCTGGAGCCTCTCAGCAGGTACAAGTTCTACCTGCGATCCTGCACCAGAGTGGGCTGCGGTCCCCCAGTTAGTGAGGAGGGCTCCACCGTTCTGGAAGCAC ATGTCTCTTCTTCTACAGCTGTGGCACCTACTGTCGACCTCA GGCAGTCCTCCACACAGCCCTCTCCAAGTACCCCCATATCTCCTGTGGCCAATGCCACACTTTCTTCTTTAG TCCCGATCCTGTACAATATTAGCTCTTCCGTTAGTGACAACTTTGCAAAAATCAGCTGGATTCTGGGGAACGAGCAAAAGGAGACAGAGTTTTATGTTGCGTATATGAACAACC GTAAAGGTAACTGGAAGATTTCAGAGGCAGTAAACACGTCTAAGAGTTTCCACATCATTGAGGGGCTCGAACCTGGGACTGTGTATACAGTGCGGCTTATGACTAAGAACTGGGTTGATAATTCTAGTATTTTTGAAGATGTTATCAGGACCAGAGGGACAG GATTGGCCAGCATACATGGTGGAATATCTACACAGGGCTGGTTTATCGGGTTAATGTGTGCGGTGGCCCTCCTCACTCTTATCGCGCTAATCGCCTGCTTCATCAACAGGAACAAAGGGGGGAAGTATTCAG tgaaagagaaggaagacCTTCATCCAGACCTGGAGTCCCAGGGCATCAACGATGACACTTTTTGTGAATACAG TGACAATGACGAGAAGCCACTGAAAGGAAGCCTTGAGTCTCTCGGTGGGGACATTAAAGCTGCCGACAGCGGGGACAGTCTAGTAGACTATGGAGAGGAGGATGGCCAGTTTAATGAGGACGGGTCGTTCATCGGCGAGTATGCAGGGCGCAAGGAGAGGGGATCCATGGAAGTCAAAGGAACGACTCAAATCACAGCCTGA
- the chl1b gene encoding neural cell adhesion molecule L1-like protein isoform X3, with translation MRLPLDAGVAVLLGVVSSISIFHFACALDIPLEVEQLPTITAQSPSSLIAFPFDESFSMKCEAKGNPEPKYRWTKNGHEFDPYQDARLIKDGNSGTFVIPNKGNLIQYQGKYRCYAFNELGTAISEEIEFIVPLVPKFPKEKIDPIVVEEGQSFILECNPPKGIPPLQIYWMTLGLQHIEQDERVSMGLNGNLYFSNAQLKDSRTDYCCYAAFPRIRTIVQKTAMSVIVRSTKSISDSESDSDDGANKILERKPSLLMPPRGQTEISLVHGDKLELECIAEGFPTPSIEWIKIGERLTDRASVDNHGKLLTIPGVHGDDEGKYMCKAKNPHGEAVHYFHVTVEAPPRWLSEPEDQLATIGSDVYIKCMVSGLPQPTITWTVNGQLLKDAPASNRKVLEDTIFLHNVKANDSAVYQCEASNRHGTLLANANIMVMNLPPMILTEDYQEYAAVQGKSVVMHCKVFSSPPSTISWTKDDTTNSVEGPRVTVHENGSLEIHSVEKEDMGQYSCFATNTEGKFAITAILDIKDPTRIVEPPQDLRILRGTTAQFSCQAEYDRSFRGDLEILWQKDDAEIVFNHTENAGYLVEDGILQIINVSHKDQGKYVCIARTPLDEDTASAQLIVLDVPDAPEDVTLFEHKNRSVKLKWIPGDDHNSPTNEFIIEYEENQWEPGRWKELLRVPGNHAWALLKLHGHVNYQFHVSAVNAIGKGAPSEPTERYRTPPTAPDKNPENIKIEGHLPHEMDIIWEPLLPIEHNGPGLEYKVSYRRLGVDEDWKEQVVKRHSFIVKNTPTFVPYEIKIQSHNHQGWGPKPKVVTGYSGEDFPAAAPDDVAVEVLNSSLIKVSWTRVHKDKLHGHLGGYRVNWWRLRSLLNSENVHGEKQSLTFPGDRNHGMVPGLKPFSEYSLTVMAFNGRGNGPGSHPVTFRTPEGVPEKNPILRATNAQKDSITLVWAPPLEANGIHTGYLLQYQLINDTADVGEMHTVNITSPNTSRWVLESLEPLSRYKFYLRSCTRVGCGPPVSEEGSTVLEAHVSSSTAVAPTVDLRQSSTQPSPSTPISPVANATLSSLVPILYNISSSVSDNFAKISWILGNEQKETEFYVAYMNNRKGNWKISEAVNTSKSFHIIEGLEPGTVYTVRLMTKNWVDNSSIFEDVIRTRGTGLASIHGGISTQGWFIGLMCAVALLTLIALIACFINRNKGGKYSVKEKEDLHPDLESQGINDDTFCEYSDNDEKPLKGSLESLGGDIKAADSGDSLVDYGEEDGQFNEDGSFIGEYAGRKERGSMEVKGTTQITA, from the exons ATGAGGTTGCCGCTGGACGCTGGCGTGGCTGTCCTTTTGGGCGTGGTTTCTAGCATCAGCATCTTTCACTTTGCCTGTGCCCTTGACATCCCTCTGGAGG TTGAGCAGCTGCCCACCATCACTGCGCAGTCTCCCAGCTCTCTGATCGCATTCCCTTTTGACGAGAGCTTCTCCATGAAATGTGAGGCCAAAGGCAACCCTGAGCCAAA ATACCGATGGACAAAAAATGGCCATGAGTTTGACCCATACCAGGATGCCAGACTGATAAAAGACGGAAACTCTGGGACATTTGTGATCCCAAATAAAGGAAACCTCATTCAGTACCAGGGAAAGTACCGCTGTTACGCCTTCAATGAACTGGGAACAGCCATATCTGAGGAGATTGAATTCATTGTGCCCC TTGTTCCGAAGTTCCCAAAGGAGAAGATTGATCCGATTGTAGTGGAGGAAGGTCAGTCATTCATTCTGGAATGCAACCCCCCCAAAGGTATACCTCCACTCCAGATCTACTGGATGACCTTAG GTCTCCAGCACATTGAACAGGATGAGAGAGTGTCAATGGGCCTCAATGGAAACCTCTACTTTTCCAACGCGCAGCTGAAGGACAGCCGCACAGACTACTGCTGCTACGCTGCCTTCCCCAGGATACGAACCATCGTACAGAAAACCGCTATGTCCGTAATCGTCCGAAGCA CCAAGTCTATTAGTGACTCTGAGTCCGATAGCGATGATGGTG caaacaaaatccTTGAGAGAAAACCCAGTCTTCTGATGCCGCCTCGTGGCCAGACAGAGATAAGTCTAGTGCACGGGGACAAGCTGGAGCTAGAATGCATTGCAGAGGGATT TCCAACTCCGAGCATTGAATGGATTAAAATTGGAGAGAGGCTGACTGACCGAGCAAGTGTGGATAACCATGGAAAACTCCTGACAATACCCGGGGTCCACGGGGACGATGAGGGCAAATACATGTGCAAGGCCAAGAACCCCCACGGTGAAGCTGTCCACTACTTTCATGTGACAGTTGAAG CGCCTCCCAGGTGGTTGTCTGAGCCAGAGGACCAGTTGGCTACAATTGGCTCGGATGTGTACATTAAGTGCATGGTCTCAGGTTTACCTCAGCCCACCATCACGTGGACAGTGAATGGACAGCTTCTCAAGG atgcccCAGCATCCAACAGAAAAGTGCTTGAAGACACCATTTTTCTGCACAACGTCAAAGCTAATGACAGTGCAGTGTATCAGTGTGAAGCATCCAACAGGCATGGCACCCTCCTGGCCAATGCCAATATCATGGTCATGA ACCTCCCCCCTATGATCCTGACAGAAGATTATCAGGAGTATGCAGCGGTGCAGGGGAAGAGTGTTGTCATGCACTGCAAGGTCTTCAGCTCTCCGCCCTCCACCATCTCCTG GACCAAGGATGACACTACAAATTCTGTAGAGGGCCCCAGAGTCACTGTTCATGAGAATGGCTCATTGGAGATCCACAGTGTTGAAAAGGAGGACATGGGACAATATTCTTGTTTCGCTACGAACACTGAAGGCAAATTTGCCATCACTGCCATCTTGGAtataaaag ATCCTACACGAATAGTGGAGCCACCTCAAGACCTGCGCATTTTGAGAGGCACCACCGCCCAGTTTTCATGCCAGGCTGAATACGACAGGTCCTTTCGAGGTGACCTTGAAATACTGTGGCAGAAAGATGACGCAGAGATAGTTTTCAACCACACTGAGAATGCTGG GTACCTTGTGGAGGACGGGATTTTGCAGATCATCAACGTGAGCCATAAAGACCAGGGCAAGTACGTGTGCATAGCCAGAACCCCACTGGATGAGGACACAGCCTCTGCACAGCTCATTGTGCTTG ATGTCCCCGATGCCCCAGAGGACGTGACGCTGTTCGAGCATAAGAACAGGAGCGTGAAACTGAAATGGATCCCTGGGGATGACCACAACAGCCCCACAAATG AGTTCATTATCGAATATGAGGAGAACCAGTGGGAGCCGGGGCGGTGGAAAGAACTGCTGAGGGTTCCAGGAAACCATGCCTGGGCGCTCCTCAAATTGCATGGCCATGTCAACTACCAATTCCATGTGTCTGCTGTCAATGCCATTGGGAAAGGAGCACCCAGTGAGCCGACAGAAAGATACAGGACTCCTCCCACAG CTCCAGACAAGAAccctgaaaatataaaaattgaaGGTCATTTGCCCCATGAAATGGATATTATCTGGGAG CCACTGCTTCCCATCGAGCACAATGGCCCTGGTTTGGAGTACAAGGTGAGCTACAGACGCCTGGGTGTAGACGAGGACTGGAAAGAGCAAGTGGTCAAAAGGCATTCCTTCATTGTGAAGAACACCCCCACCTTCGTCCCTTATGAGATAAAGATCCAGTCTCACAATCACCAGGGTTGGGGACCGAAGCCCAAAGTGGTGACAGGCTACTCAGGGGAGGACT TTCCTGCTGCAGCCCCAGATGATGTAGCTGTGGAGGTGCTGAACAGCTCCTTGATCAAGGTCAGCTGGACGCGTGTTCACAAGGACAAGCTGCACGGGCACTTGGGAGGATACAGG GTCAACTGGTGGAGGCTACGAAGCCTGTTGAACTCGGAGAACGTCCATGGGGAAAAGCAGTCACTAACATTTCCTGGGGACAGGAATCATGGGATGGTCCCAGGCCTGAAGCCTTTCTCTGAGTACAGCCTGACTGTCATGGCTTTTAATGGGAGGGGGAACGGTCCCGGTAGCCACCCTGTCACCTTCAGGACTCCAGAGGGAG TTCCTGAGAAAAACCCTATTCTGAGGGCCACCAATGCCCAGAAGGATTCCATCACACTGGTCTGGGCACCTCCTCTGGAAGCCAACGGCATCCACACAGGGTACCTCCTACAGTACCAGCTGA TCAATGACACTGCGGACGTAGGAGAGATGCACACTGTGAACATCACCAGTCCCAACACAAGCAGATGGGTGCTGGAGAGCCTGGAGCCTCTCAGCAGGTACAAGTTCTACCTGCGATCCTGCACCAGAGTGGGCTGCGGTCCCCCAGTTAGTGAGGAGGGCTCCACCGTTCTGGAAGCAC ATGTCTCTTCTTCTACAGCTGTGGCACCTACTGTCGACCTCA GGCAGTCCTCCACACAGCCCTCTCCAAGTACCCCCATATCTCCTGTGGCCAATGCCACACTTTCTTCTTTAG TCCCGATCCTGTACAATATTAGCTCTTCCGTTAGTGACAACTTTGCAAAAATCAGCTGGATTCTGGGGAACGAGCAAAAGGAGACAGAGTTTTATGTTGCGTATATGAACAACC GTAAAGGTAACTGGAAGATTTCAGAGGCAGTAAACACGTCTAAGAGTTTCCACATCATTGAGGGGCTCGAACCTGGGACTGTGTATACAGTGCGGCTTATGACTAAGAACTGGGTTGATAATTCTAGTATTTTTGAAGATGTTATCAGGACCAGAGGGACAG GATTGGCCAGCATACATGGTGGAATATCTACACAGGGCTGGTTTATCGGGTTAATGTGTGCGGTGGCCCTCCTCACTCTTATCGCGCTAATCGCCTGCTTCATCAACAGGAACAAAGGGGGGAAGTATTCAG tgaaagagaaggaagacCTTCATCCAGACCTGGAGTCCCAGGGCATCAACGATGACACTTTTTGTGAATACAG TGACAATGACGAGAAGCCACTGAAAGGAAGCCTTGAGTCTCTCGGTGGGGACATTAAAGCTGCCGACAGCGGGGACAGTCTAGTAGACTATGGAGAGGAGGATGGCCAGTTTAATGAGGACGGGTCGTTCATCGGCGAGTATGCAGGGCGCAAGGAGAGGGGATCCATGGAAGTCAAAGGAACGACTCAAATCACAGCCTGA